From the Ctenopharyngodon idella isolate HZGC_01 chromosome 3, HZGC01, whole genome shotgun sequence genome, one window contains:
- the ubald1b gene encoding UBA-like domain-containing protein 1b: protein MEELRHQVMINQFVLTAGCAADQAKQLLQASHWQFETALSTFFQEANIPYSHQMMCTPANTPATPPNFPDALAMFSHLKASESFNNSSPITSMATSPAPHTNWAMSPPATPGLQGRWTPGQLVPQTTSPGWPAAVTQQASAEHTSIVMEAER from the exons ATGGAGGAACTAAGGCATCAAGTTATGATAAATCAGTTTGTTCTTACAGCCGGATGTGCGGCAGATCAAGCAAAGCAGCTTCTACAAGCTTCACATTGGCAGTTTGAG ACTGCACTCAGTACTTTTTTCCAAGAGGCTAATATTCCTTACAGTCATCAAATG ATGTGCACTCCAGCCAACACACCAGCGACACCCCCCAACTTCCCAGATGCCCTAGCCATGTTTTCTCACCTGAAAGCCTCAGAGAGCTTCAACAACAGCAGTCCCATCACTTCTATGGCTACATCACCAGCTCCTCACACCAACTGGGCCATGAGCCCTCCGGCGACCCCTGGCCTCCAGGGGCGATGGACTCCGGGTCAGCTTGTGCCGCAGACGACCTCTCCAGGCTGGCCCGCAGCTGTGACTCAGCAAGCCTCCGCTGAGCATACTAGTATTGTCATGGAGGCCGAGAGATAG
- the mgrn1b gene encoding E3 ubiquitin-protein ligase MGRN1b isoform X1: MGSILSRRIAGVEDIDIQANSAYRYPPKSGNYFASHFFMGGEKFDTPHPEGYLFGENMDLNFLGNRPVQFPYVTPAPHEPVKTLRSLVNIRKDSLRLVRYKDDADTPTDEGIKPRALYGVEFTFDSDARVAITIYCQAFEEFSNGMAMYSPKTPALVSETVYYKRGVSQQFTLPSFKIDFSEWKEEDLNFDLDRGVFPMVIQAVVDEGDDCLGHAHVLLAAFERHVDGSFSVKPLKQKQIVDRVSYLLQEIYGIENKNNQETKPSDDENSDNSNECVVCLSDLRDTLILPCRHLCLCNSCADTLRYQANNCPICRLPFRALLQIRAVRKKPGALSPVSFSPVLAQSMDHDEHSSSDSVPPGFEPISLLEALNGLGAVSPGIPSAPLYDEINFSGSLSGESRQLSSPDHSGDSAGQKSKVSKSPDSTLRSPSSPIQEEDEEKLSEMSDAQAHMLLSSSPAPTEGTAGEDAPDSLSPEDEDGLNLEDEAMNDCSSEHSSYTKTESDPPGDLSLPGLSGSTESLNTQSTWCSSQPLLGPSSHFHMDDEELDI, from the exons ATGGGTTCAATTCTTAGTCGAAGAATCGCTGGTGTTGAGGACATCGACATCCAGGCTAATTCAGCGTACAGATATCCCCCAAAATCAG GAAACTATTTTGCAAGCCACTTTTTCATGGGAGGAGAGAAGTTTGACACCCCTCATCCAGAGGGTTACCTTTTCGGGGAGAACATGGATCTCAACTTTCTTGGTAACCGCCCAGTGCAG TTTCCCTATGTTACTCCAGCACCTCATGAGCCAGTCAAGACTTTGAGAAGTCTTGTCAACATCAGAAAAGACTCGTTACGATTAGTCAG GTATAAAGATGATGCTGATACTCCTACTGATGAAGGCATAAAACCGAGGGCCTTATATGGAGTGGAGTTCACCTTTGACTCAGATGCGCGAGTGGCCATCACCATCTACTGCCAGGCTTTTGAGGAGTTCTCCAATGGGATGGCAAT GTACAGCCCCAAAACCCCTGCATTGGTCTCTGAAACCGTATATTACAAAAGAGGGGTTAGCCAGCAGTTTACCCTGCCATCCTTCAAGATTGATTTCTCTGAATGGAAGGAAGAAGAT cttaactTTGATTTGGACAGAGGTGTTTTTCCCATGGTGATTCAGGCTGTGGTCGATGAAGGAGATG ATTGTTTGGGACATGCGCATGTACTACTGGCAGCATTTGAAAGA caTGTCGATGGCAGTTTCTCAGTGAAACCATTGAAGCAGAAACAAATA GTGGATCGTGTTAGTTACTTGTTACAGGAGATTTATGGAATTGAGAACAAGAACAATCAAGAGACAAAG CCATCCGACGATGAAAACAGTGACAACAGCAATGAGTGTGTGGTGTGTCTGTCGGATCTGCGGGACACTCTGATTTTACCTTGTAGGCACTTGTGTTTGTGTAACTCTTGTGCTGATACTCTACGCTACCAGGCCAACAATTGCCCGATCTGCCGACTAC CATTTCGAGCCCTTCTTCAGATCCGAGCTGTAAGAAAGAAGCCTGGAGCACTTTCTCCTGTTTCCTTCAGCCCAGTGTTAGCGCAGAGCATGGACCATGATGAGCACTCA AGCTCAGACTCCGTTCCCCCTGGCTTTGAGCCCATCTCCCTGCTGGAGGCTTTGAACGGTCTTGGTGCCGTGTCCCCTGGCATTCCTTCTGCGCCTCTGTATGACGAGATCAACTTCTCTGGGAGCCTGAGTGGAGAGAGCCGGCAACTCAGTTCGCCTGACCACTCTGGAGACAGTGCCGGACAGAAGAGCAAAGTCAGCAAGTCACCAGACAG CACTCTACGCTCTCCATCATCACCCATTCAGGAGGAGGATGAAGAAAAACTGTCTGAGATGTCTGATGCACAAGCTCATATGCTGCTGTCCAGCAGTCCCGCCCCCACTGAG GGTACGGCTGGGGAGGACGCCCCTGATTCACTCTCTCCTGAAGATG AGGATGGACTGAATTTGGAGGATGAGGCCATGAATGACTGTAGCAGCGAGCACAGCAGCTATACCAAAACTGAAAGTGACCCACCTGGAGACCTTTCCCTCCCTG GATTGTCTGGCTCAACTGAAAGTCTGAACACTCAGAGTACCTGGTGCTCCAGCCAGCCTCTCCTCGGTCCCTCAAGCCATTTTCACATGGACGATGAAGAACTGGATATTTAA
- the mgrn1b gene encoding E3 ubiquitin-protein ligase MGRN1b isoform X2, with protein MGSILSRRIAGVEDIDIQANSAYRYPPKSGNYFASHFFMGGEKFDTPHPEGYLFGENMDLNFLGNRPVQFPYVTPAPHEPVKTLRSLVNIRKDSLRLVRYKDDADTPTDEGIKPRALYGVEFTFDSDARVAITIYCQAFEEFSNGMAMYSPKTPALVSETVYYKRGVSQQFTLPSFKIDFSEWKEEDLNFDLDRGVFPMVIQAVVDEGDDCLGHAHVLLAAFERHVDGSFSVKPLKQKQIVDRVSYLLQEIYGIENKNNQETKPSDDENSDNSNECVVCLSDLRDTLILPCRHLCLCNSCADTLRYQANNCPICRLPFRALLQIRAVRKKPGALSPVSFSPVLAQSMDHDEHSSSDSVPPGFEPISLLEALNGLGAVSPGIPSAPLYDEINFSGSLSGESRQLSSPDHSGDSAGQKSKVSKSPDSTLRSPSSPIQEEDEEKLSEMSDAQAHMLLSSSPAPTEGTAGEDAPDSLSPEDEDGLNLEDEAMNDCSSEHSSYTKTESDPPGDLSLPALGPDSCSIGMEE; from the exons ATGGGTTCAATTCTTAGTCGAAGAATCGCTGGTGTTGAGGACATCGACATCCAGGCTAATTCAGCGTACAGATATCCCCCAAAATCAG GAAACTATTTTGCAAGCCACTTTTTCATGGGAGGAGAGAAGTTTGACACCCCTCATCCAGAGGGTTACCTTTTCGGGGAGAACATGGATCTCAACTTTCTTGGTAACCGCCCAGTGCAG TTTCCCTATGTTACTCCAGCACCTCATGAGCCAGTCAAGACTTTGAGAAGTCTTGTCAACATCAGAAAAGACTCGTTACGATTAGTCAG GTATAAAGATGATGCTGATACTCCTACTGATGAAGGCATAAAACCGAGGGCCTTATATGGAGTGGAGTTCACCTTTGACTCAGATGCGCGAGTGGCCATCACCATCTACTGCCAGGCTTTTGAGGAGTTCTCCAATGGGATGGCAAT GTACAGCCCCAAAACCCCTGCATTGGTCTCTGAAACCGTATATTACAAAAGAGGGGTTAGCCAGCAGTTTACCCTGCCATCCTTCAAGATTGATTTCTCTGAATGGAAGGAAGAAGAT cttaactTTGATTTGGACAGAGGTGTTTTTCCCATGGTGATTCAGGCTGTGGTCGATGAAGGAGATG ATTGTTTGGGACATGCGCATGTACTACTGGCAGCATTTGAAAGA caTGTCGATGGCAGTTTCTCAGTGAAACCATTGAAGCAGAAACAAATA GTGGATCGTGTTAGTTACTTGTTACAGGAGATTTATGGAATTGAGAACAAGAACAATCAAGAGACAAAG CCATCCGACGATGAAAACAGTGACAACAGCAATGAGTGTGTGGTGTGTCTGTCGGATCTGCGGGACACTCTGATTTTACCTTGTAGGCACTTGTGTTTGTGTAACTCTTGTGCTGATACTCTACGCTACCAGGCCAACAATTGCCCGATCTGCCGACTAC CATTTCGAGCCCTTCTTCAGATCCGAGCTGTAAGAAAGAAGCCTGGAGCACTTTCTCCTGTTTCCTTCAGCCCAGTGTTAGCGCAGAGCATGGACCATGATGAGCACTCA AGCTCAGACTCCGTTCCCCCTGGCTTTGAGCCCATCTCCCTGCTGGAGGCTTTGAACGGTCTTGGTGCCGTGTCCCCTGGCATTCCTTCTGCGCCTCTGTATGACGAGATCAACTTCTCTGGGAGCCTGAGTGGAGAGAGCCGGCAACTCAGTTCGCCTGACCACTCTGGAGACAGTGCCGGACAGAAGAGCAAAGTCAGCAAGTCACCAGACAG CACTCTACGCTCTCCATCATCACCCATTCAGGAGGAGGATGAAGAAAAACTGTCTGAGATGTCTGATGCACAAGCTCATATGCTGCTGTCCAGCAGTCCCGCCCCCACTGAG GGTACGGCTGGGGAGGACGCCCCTGATTCACTCTCTCCTGAAGATG AGGATGGACTGAATTTGGAGGATGAGGCCATGAATGACTGTAGCAGCGAGCACAGCAGCTATACCAAAACTGAAAGTGACCCACCTGGAGACCTTTCCCTCCCTG CTCTAGGTCCTGATTCCTGCTCTATTGGTATGGAAGAGTAA